The region CGAGGTTGGAGGTGTAGCTGGTCTGTCCCTTTTCCAGAGAGCGGATGGCCGCTTCACGGATGGGCCAGGGAGTGGGTTTGTCCGGCTCACCGACGCCCAGCGAAATCACATCGCTGCGGCCGATGACCAGCTCGAAAAAGTCCCGGATGCCAGAGCGCGGAAGGTCGCGGATCTGGGTCGAAAGTTTGCTGTTGTAATCCATTTGGTTGGGCCTCTCAAACTAAGGTCATGGACTGACGGGCAGACGTTCTTCATCATCTCCGGAGTTCGCGAGGAACCCGGACTGCTTGTAGGCCTTCAACTGGAAGTGGGTGGCCGTGGAGAGCACACCGCCGAGGGTGCTCAGTTTTTCTGCCACGAAGTTCGCGACATCAAGGAGGTCCTTGCCCTCGACGAGCACGGCGAGATCATAGCCGCCGCTCATGAGGAAGCACTCGCGCACTTGGTCGAATTTGGCAATGCGCTTGGCCAGACGGTCAAAGCCTCCTTCGCGCTCGGGGGTGATACGCACTTCGATCAGGGCCGTGACTCCGCGATGGCCAGCCTTGTGCTTGTCCACCACGGCGTTGTAACCCAGGATCGTCTTATCCGCCTCCGCCGCTCGCATCTTGCGCACGACTTCGTCTTCAGTGAGGCCCAGAATTTGGGCCAGCTCGCTGGTGGAGCGGTTTGAGTTGATTTGGAGGAGTTGAATCAGGGGATCCATGGGAAGCGCAATTTAACGCACCTCTGAACTCCTGCACAAAGTTTGTTTAACTTCTCACAAAGGCTTTCCAGGAAGCAAAAGGATCACCAAAGGGGGCAGGCTAATGCAGACATCGGCCCAAACACGGAAGGCCTCCATGGATAGTCTTTGACGCAGGTGCCATAGAATTTCCAGACTCACGAGACCTGCCCACACTGCCATCGTGAGCAGTAGCAGGCTGGAGGACAAATAACCTAACGACATAGCCGCAAGACCCAAGGTGGTGAGGACCAGTGACCCCCGCAATGTGCCCTGAGTCCGCACGCGGGTATCATCGGTGCCGATTTCACGGGCATTGATGGTGGCCAAGTTGCTGATGAAAAGCAGACCCAGCAGGATGAGTTCCATCCACGTTTCAGGCCCCTCGCTTCCGAGAGTGTGAAAGCGGGTCCAGGTGGTGCAGCCGAAAGCAAACAAGATCCCTGCGGCCATTTCTTTGCGGAAGTAATTTTCCAGATGTTCATGCCAGCGCAGACTGATGAGGATGGCCGTGCCTGTAGCAATGAGGAGGGAAACAGTCACTCGA is a window of Prosthecobacter dejongeii DNA encoding:
- a CDS encoding Lrp/AsnC family transcriptional regulator translates to MDPLIQLLQINSNRSTSELAQILGLTEDEVVRKMRAAEADKTILGYNAVVDKHKAGHRGVTALIEVRITPEREGGFDRLAKRIAKFDQVRECFLMSGGYDLAVLVEGKDLLDVANFVAEKLSTLGGVLSTATHFQLKAYKQSGFLANSGDDEERLPVSP